From Mesobacillus jeotgali, the proteins below share one genomic window:
- a CDS encoding transporter suffix domain-containing protein codes for MQTESRTAKPLIYRIGMILIIVSFIIWVLPLGIPFLPLTGKVKAISITSSLVMAEVLFWIGALMVGKEAAGKIRKAINPKNWKRRNTERQDDSE; via the coding sequence ATGCAGACAGAATCGAGAACAGCCAAGCCTTTAATATATAGAATAGGAATGATCTTGATCATTGTATCTTTCATCATTTGGGTCCTTCCCCTGGGGATTCCCTTTTTGCCTCTTACTGGTAAGGTAAAAGCAATTAGCATTACAAGCAGCCTGGTCATGGCAGAGGTTTTATTCTGGATTGGTGCTTTAATGGTCGGCAAAGAAGCAGCTGGAAAAATTAGAAAGGCCATTAACCCGAAAAACTGGAAAAGAAGAAATACAGAAAGACAAGATGATAGTGAGTGA
- a CDS encoding DUF3995 domain-containing protein: protein MINSLIGITSLIFIFIGMLHFFWAFGGSWGVSMALPTKDDRESPVLQPRMLGTLFIGLLCFFASILLLVQIDFFTAIKPSTLSKWLCISGGIVFLLRAIGEGKYVGFFKKIKHTTFAKRDTAFYSPLCIWISFIFLLASFI, encoded by the coding sequence TTGATAAATAGCTTAATAGGAATAACGTCTCTAATATTTATATTTATTGGTATGTTACACTTTTTTTGGGCATTTGGCGGAAGTTGGGGAGTAAGTATGGCCCTGCCGACTAAAGATGACCGCGAATCACCAGTTTTACAGCCAAGAATGTTAGGCACACTTTTTATCGGCTTACTATGCTTTTTTGCATCTATCCTTCTATTGGTTCAAATAGATTTTTTCACAGCCATCAAACCCTCCACACTGTCAAAATGGCTTTGTATATCTGGAGGAATTGTATTCTTGCTGCGTGCTATCGGGGAAGGAAAATATGTGGGTTTTTTCAAGAAAATCAAACATACTACATTTGCCAAAAGAGATACCGCCTTCTATTCACCTCTTTGTATATGGATAAGTTTCATTTTTTTACTTGCATCATTTATATAG
- a CDS encoding ferritin codes for MNEELQSLFNDLIQLEHVSSTLYLAMSAYMAQQNYTGMAHWLRLQSDEERTHMMTLVDFVTNRDGTVQIKSIPEQPGSFGTPLETFQKVLSHEQFVTNTYRQAYNFANQVDPQAGLIIQDLLREQIDEEAQAKTIIDRLRLAGNNPSAILLIDQELGARTNAAAAPAAG; via the coding sequence ATGAATGAAGAACTTCAAAGCTTGTTTAATGATTTAATTCAGCTGGAGCATGTCTCTTCAACATTATATCTTGCTATGTCTGCTTATATGGCCCAGCAGAATTATACAGGTATGGCACATTGGTTAAGATTGCAGTCGGATGAAGAGAGAACCCATATGATGACCTTGGTTGACTTTGTCACGAATCGCGATGGCACTGTTCAAATAAAAAGCATTCCGGAACAGCCAGGTAGCTTTGGCACTCCGCTTGAGACGTTTCAAAAAGTATTAAGCCACGAACAGTTTGTTACGAATACTTACCGCCAGGCTTATAATTTTGCTAATCAGGTCGACCCTCAGGCCGGTTTGATCATCCAGGACCTTTTAAGGGAACAGATCGACGAAGAAGCACAAGCGAAAACCATTATTGATCGTCTTAGACTTGCGGGAAATAACCCATCTGCAATTTTACTGATCGATCAAGAGTTGGGAGCACGGACAAATGCAGCAGCAGCTCCAGCTGCAGGCTGA
- a CDS encoding 3-oxoacyl-ACP synthase III family protein translates to MYNAGVLGIGVNIPETVITNKVIAEQFGITEEEIYRKTGIIERRYESPDTSLADMCVIAGKRAIENARISSEEIDMVIIGTNTHDTHITAALVQDRIGAVQCAGLDLHSGCSSFITALATGAQFVQTGLYQNVLVIAVDKCSSLLNPMDKKTALLFSDGAAAVVLGRAGKDKGILGINMQMDGSGGKYLHLDENKNIKMDGRAVFEFAVDKFPKAVHKVLEVSGLEMSDVDFIVPHQSNLRIIEKGIETLGFPMEKVHTKTIQYYGNSSAPTVAIGLHEEVKEGKIKDGDLVVLVGYGAGLGWGAIALRWGR, encoded by the coding sequence ATGTACAATGCAGGCGTACTAGGTATTGGAGTGAACATCCCGGAAACAGTCATCACGAACAAAGTAATTGCAGAACAGTTCGGCATTACAGAAGAAGAGATTTATAGAAAGACTGGTATTATCGAGAGACGCTATGAATCTCCTGATACTTCACTCGCGGATATGTGTGTAATTGCGGGTAAGCGGGCAATTGAAAATGCCCGAATCAGTTCAGAAGAAATCGATATGGTCATCATCGGGACAAACACTCATGATACCCACATCACCGCAGCGCTCGTACAAGACAGGATCGGCGCTGTACAATGCGCGGGTCTGGACCTTCATTCAGGATGCTCCAGTTTTATCACAGCCTTAGCGACTGGGGCACAGTTTGTCCAAACAGGCCTATACCAAAACGTATTGGTCATTGCGGTTGATAAATGTTCCTCCCTCTTGAATCCAATGGACAAGAAGACCGCGCTGCTGTTCTCTGATGGAGCTGCGGCTGTTGTTTTGGGACGGGCAGGAAAAGACAAAGGAATTCTTGGGATCAATATGCAGATGGATGGAAGCGGTGGCAAGTACCTTCATCTCGATGAAAACAAAAATATCAAAATGGATGGAAGGGCTGTTTTTGAATTCGCTGTCGATAAGTTTCCTAAAGCGGTGCATAAAGTGCTCGAGGTATCGGGTTTGGAGATGTCAGATGTCGATTTCATCGTCCCCCATCAATCCAATCTGCGTATAATTGAAAAAGGAATCGAGACACTTGGATTCCCGATGGAAAAAGTACATACGAAAACAATTCAATATTACGGAAATTCCTCAGCGCCAACAGTAGCAATAGGCCTTCACGAGGAAGTGAAGGAAGGAAAAATAAAGGACGGAGATTTAGTCGTTTTAGTCGGATATGGTGCAGGACTTGGCTGGGGAGCCATCGCCCTTCGCTGGGGAAGATAA
- a CDS encoding SDR family oxidoreductase: MKLEGKVAIVTGAASGMGKAIAELYAREGAKVVVADYNLAGAEDVAAGITEKGGTANALKVNVAELADVENMIDTALREYGTLDILVNNAGIMDGFEPVGDISDERWDQIFEVNTKGVMRAMRKAIPIFLEKEKGIIINVASTGGFSGAHAGAAYGASKHAVIGLTKNTGFMYAQKGIRCNAIAPGAVETNIGSSMKNINEFGMSRAGLTHSLTPRAGQPEEIAQAALFLASDESSFVNGRVITVDGGWTAAF; encoded by the coding sequence ATGAAATTAGAAGGAAAAGTAGCGATTGTAACTGGTGCAGCATCGGGGATGGGAAAGGCTATTGCAGAACTATATGCTCGAGAAGGGGCGAAGGTTGTTGTTGCTGACTACAATCTGGCAGGTGCTGAGGATGTGGCGGCAGGGATTACGGAAAAAGGAGGCACTGCAAATGCGTTAAAAGTAAATGTTGCCGAACTGGCGGATGTGGAAAATATGATTGACACTGCATTGAGAGAGTATGGGACGCTGGATATTTTGGTGAATAACGCTGGGATCATGGATGGATTTGAACCAGTTGGTGATATTTCCGACGAAAGATGGGATCAGATTTTTGAGGTAAATACTAAGGGAGTCATGCGCGCAATGCGAAAAGCGATCCCTATTTTCCTTGAAAAAGAAAAAGGCATCATCATCAATGTAGCATCCACCGGCGGTTTCAGCGGCGCCCATGCCGGCGCAGCATACGGCGCATCCAAGCATGCCGTTATCGGATTGACAAAGAATACCGGCTTCATGTATGCGCAAAAAGGAATCAGATGCAATGCCATCGCACCTGGAGCGGTCGAAACCAATATTGGGTCAAGCATGAAAAACATCAATGAATTCGGAATGTCACGTGCAGGCTTGACTCACTCCTTAACACCACGTGCCGGACAGCCGGAAGAGATTGCGCAAGCAGCTCTGTTCCTTGCATCAGATGAATCCAGTTTTGTGAATGGAAGGGTTATAACAGTGGATGGCGGCTGGACAGCAGCATTTTAA
- a CDS encoding IS3 family transposase, whose amino-acid sequence MLKKVASFSDGSGRLSRKAQAALSFELKETFKLKDVLLVVGMPESSYHYHIKMMKRANPNQQLEETIQSIFEENNGNYGYRRIKLELKNTGVKVNHKKVYRIMNKLGLQCEKFSRKSRKYSSYNGVVGTIAKNRINRRFHTNVCHQKLTTDITEFKCSDGVKLYLNPIMDMFNGEILSYGMSMRPTLELALRPLEEALEIVKDSKFRTTVHSDQGWHYQHNKWVKTLKEHKVFQSMSRKGNCLDNSPMENFFGLMKQEMYYGEALCPFEDLKKRIEEYVNYYNNKRIKQKLAGMSPVQYRIHTSQLAA is encoded by the coding sequence ATACTTAAAAAAGTTGCGAGCTTTTCAGATGGATCCGGAAGGCTATCTCGAAAAGCACAAGCAGCGTTATCATTCGAACTCAAAGAAACCTTCAAACTAAAAGATGTGTTACTGGTAGTTGGCATGCCTGAATCCTCGTACCATTATCATATAAAAATGATGAAGAGGGCAAATCCAAACCAGCAGCTGGAGGAAACTATCCAATCCATTTTCGAAGAAAATAACGGAAATTATGGTTATCGACGCATCAAATTAGAATTGAAGAATACTGGGGTAAAGGTGAACCACAAGAAGGTCTATCGCATCATGAATAAACTTGGACTCCAATGCGAAAAGTTCAGTAGGAAATCTAGAAAGTACAGTTCTTACAATGGAGTTGTTGGAACTATTGCCAAAAACCGTATTAATCGTCGTTTTCACACAAACGTGTGCCATCAAAAATTGACAACAGATATTACAGAATTTAAGTGTTCAGACGGTGTGAAACTATACCTTAATCCAATTATGGACATGTTCAATGGTGAAATTCTTTCGTATGGGATGAGTATGCGCCCTACCTTAGAATTAGCGCTCAGACCTCTCGAGGAAGCACTAGAAATTGTCAAAGATTCAAAGTTCAGAACTACTGTACATTCCGATCAAGGTTGGCATTATCAACATAATAAATGGGTTAAAACGCTCAAGGAACATAAGGTATTCCAAAGTATGTCGCGAAAAGGGAACTGTTTGGATAATTCCCCCATGGAGAACTTTTTTGGATTAATGAAACAGGAAATGTATTATGGGGAAGCGCTATGCCCATTTGAGGATTTAAAAAAGAGAATTGAAGAATATGTCAATTATTATAATAACAAACGCATAAAGCAAAAATTGGCCGGCATGAGCCCGGTTCAATACCGTATTCATACCAGCCAATTAGCTGCTTAA
- a CDS encoding TspO/MBR family protein, which translates to MGRLLLVLIATVLVVLVNALANTLPINGQTTGEISNRLDVLFTPAGYVFGIWGVIYFLLFIWTFRQFPSSRRDLPLYGKSTPLYVLSSVLNIAWILLWHYEFFLLTVLVMIGLLLTLIRLYHLIKNIEHSFGDILPFSVYLGWISVATIANISYYLKYVGWNGFGISDVAWTLIMLVIAALLAIYFHQKNEDRIYPLVFVWAFVGIGVKNAATHPTVSTTSYILSAIILITIIVGMYRKH; encoded by the coding sequence ATGGGGCGGTTATTATTGGTTCTGATTGCGACGGTGCTCGTGGTGCTGGTCAATGCACTTGCAAATACATTGCCGATCAACGGGCAGACGACAGGCGAGATATCGAATAGACTGGATGTGCTGTTTACTCCGGCTGGTTATGTTTTTGGCATCTGGGGTGTGATCTATTTTTTATTGTTCATTTGGACATTCAGGCAGTTCCCCTCTTCAAGACGTGATTTGCCGCTGTACGGAAAGTCCACTCCGCTTTATGTGCTGAGTTCTGTCCTTAATATTGCCTGGATACTTTTATGGCATTACGAGTTTTTCCTTCTGACAGTGCTTGTGATGATTGGTTTGCTGTTGACTCTGATCAGGCTTTATCATCTTATCAAAAATATAGAACACTCTTTTGGGGATATCCTTCCCTTCTCTGTTTACCTCGGGTGGATCAGTGTCGCCACAATTGCCAATATCAGCTATTACTTGAAGTACGTCGGCTGGAATGGATTTGGTATATCGGATGTTGCCTGGACGCTGATCATGCTAGTAATTGCTGCACTCCTGGCTATTTATTTTCACCAAAAAAATGAGGATCGCATCTATCCGCTGGTATTCGTCTGGGCCTTTGTTGGAATCGGTGTAAAAAACGCTGCCACTCACCCGACAGTCAGCACCACTTCTTATATCCTGTCCGCCATAATCCTGATAACGATTATTGTTGGGATGTATAGGAAGCACTGA
- a CDS encoding DUF3231 family protein: MDASHQKVHLSCAEISNLWDTYINDSVVKCILTHFLKTVEDSEVKPLLEFTIEVADSHLSDISRIYEQEGIARPEGFPVEKHVNLSAPRLFSDIFFMEYMQHMSKFGLSSHSNAIATSARDDIRSLFEKFHGQALELNREITTLMKKKGVYIRPPYMNYPKKAEFVDKQNFLTGWLGKKRPLLGNEVNHLYMTSLHNELGKSTLIGFAQVAQERELKSYFHSGIQLSDKILRETHHVLMESDVPNSMTWDAIVTESTNPPYSDQLMLFVVGILFQLGVAAYGLALSMCMRRDVGALYSSFILRALTYSEDGAQMIIERGWLEQPPMFADRDKLIKGE, encoded by the coding sequence TTGGACGCTTCACATCAAAAGGTTCATTTATCCTGTGCGGAGATATCGAACCTATGGGATACCTATATAAATGATAGTGTGGTCAAATGTATCTTGACTCATTTTCTTAAAACCGTTGAAGATTCTGAAGTCAAACCACTCCTTGAATTTACCATAGAGGTTGCGGACTCTCATCTAAGTGATATTAGCAGGATCTATGAGCAGGAGGGAATCGCCAGGCCAGAGGGATTTCCGGTCGAAAAGCATGTGAATCTATCTGCCCCGCGGCTGTTTTCTGATATTTTTTTCATGGAGTACATGCAGCATATGAGCAAGTTTGGTTTGTCGAGCCATTCTAATGCTATTGCCACTTCGGCCAGAGATGATATCCGGTCCCTTTTTGAAAAGTTTCACGGCCAGGCATTGGAACTTAACCGAGAAATTACTACGCTCATGAAGAAAAAGGGAGTATACATACGGCCTCCATATATGAATTATCCGAAAAAGGCAGAATTTGTGGATAAGCAAAACTTCCTGACAGGCTGGTTGGGTAAAAAACGCCCGCTTCTGGGGAATGAGGTCAATCATCTATATATGACTTCTCTTCATAATGAACTTGGGAAGTCCACCCTAATAGGTTTTGCCCAGGTCGCACAGGAACGTGAATTGAAATCTTATTTCCATTCAGGCATACAGCTCTCCGATAAAATCTTGCGGGAGACCCATCATGTTCTGATGGAGAGTGATGTCCCCAATTCGATGACATGGGATGCAATCGTCACTGAATCTACAAATCCGCCATATTCTGACCAGCTGATGCTCTTCGTGGTAGGCATCCTTTTCCAATTGGGGGTAGCTGCTTATGGATTAGCATTGTCTATGTGTATGAGAAGGGATGTAGGGGCACTTTACAGCAGTTTTATCCTGAGGGCTTTAACCTATTCAGAAGATGGAGCGCAAATGATTATTGAAAGAGGCTGGCTTGAACAGCCGCCAATGTTCGCGGATAGGGATAAGCTTATAAAAGGGGAATAG
- a CDS encoding DUF3231 family protein: MILTNPISSSEIGTLWQTYQEKTLIMRFLEYFIQKADDQESRNLLGGLWQELDFYVKEMEKVFDEQGMVKPVGFKSDDVNIEAPKLYDNGFDIMFVRVLKQISMGLYTLNMNMAYDIKVMAIYEGLTTVTQKIYKLSTKYLLEKGLLSVPPKVTMPKNVEFIESKKYMKGMKLFGDKRVLNDLEIGILHHNLESNNIGMKLITGFAQCAQNKEVKQYFLQGKELAKKQIRMMEKILLDSDITPIESPGGTVTTSTVPPFSDKMMMHCIYILNGFGLVGAGSGAFFSLRNDISMKSIMLAKDVYFYAQEGVKIKIKQGWFEEPPQMEDRSAIIKKGQ; this comes from the coding sequence ATGATCCTGACAAATCCAATTAGCTCATCTGAAATAGGGACACTGTGGCAGACGTACCAGGAGAAGACTTTAATCATGCGATTTTTGGAGTATTTCATCCAAAAGGCAGACGATCAGGAGTCGAGGAACCTGTTGGGAGGGCTGTGGCAGGAGCTTGATTTTTATGTGAAAGAAATGGAAAAGGTTTTTGACGAGCAAGGGATGGTAAAACCTGTGGGGTTCAAGTCCGATGATGTGAATATCGAAGCTCCTAAACTATATGACAATGGATTTGATATCATGTTCGTCCGTGTCTTAAAGCAGATTAGCATGGGTCTATATACTTTGAATATGAATATGGCATACGACATCAAAGTGATGGCGATTTACGAGGGACTTACGACAGTGACCCAGAAAATTTATAAGCTTTCCACCAAGTATCTGCTGGAAAAAGGACTGCTATCCGTGCCGCCAAAAGTAACCATGCCAAAAAACGTTGAATTTATCGAGAGTAAAAAGTATATGAAGGGCATGAAGTTGTTCGGTGACAAAAGAGTCCTGAATGACCTTGAAATCGGAATCCTTCACCATAATCTTGAGTCAAACAATATTGGCATGAAGCTGATCACAGGCTTTGCCCAATGTGCACAGAACAAAGAGGTAAAACAGTATTTTCTGCAGGGAAAAGAGCTTGCTAAAAAGCAAATCAGAATGATGGAGAAGATCCTTCTTGACAGCGACATCACACCGATAGAGTCACCTGGAGGGACCGTAACTACCTCTACTGTTCCGCCATTCTCAGATAAAATGATGATGCATTGCATTTATATCCTTAATGGATTTGGACTGGTTGGTGCAGGGAGCGGAGCATTTTTCAGCTTAAGGAACGATATTTCCATGAAATCGATCATGCTCGCTAAAGATGTGTATTTCTATGCTCAGGAAGGCGTCAAAATTAAAATCAAACAAGGCTGGTTTGAAGAGCCGCCGCAGATGGAAGACCGATCAGCGATCATAAAGAAAGGACAGTAA
- a CDS encoding SurA N-terminal domain-containing protein: MMKRIFTGILLLSIAVLVLGACSKDSSKGNAEKQNKEDLVATVDGKGISKKEYKKELDAMKATYEQQGMPADQMDKKMKDQLEKSVLDQMINAELLLQTAEKDGVSVKQKEVDAEMEKIKANFEDEKQFKEALKKNKMTEKDLKSQLKKQMTVNTYLESKIGKVEATDQEIQAMYDQYKQQAESQKQEVEALDKIKPQLEQQVVSEKENEKVTELVQKIRKDNEDKVKIHKA; the protein is encoded by the coding sequence ATGATGAAGCGAATTTTTACAGGCATTCTTTTATTAAGCATAGCAGTCCTTGTGCTTGGCGCATGCAGCAAAGATAGCTCGAAAGGGAATGCTGAGAAACAAAATAAAGAAGATTTAGTTGCTACAGTTGACGGGAAAGGCATTTCTAAGAAGGAATACAAGAAAGAGCTCGACGCCATGAAAGCAACTTATGAACAGCAGGGCATGCCGGCTGACCAGATGGATAAAAAGATGAAGGATCAACTCGAAAAGTCCGTTCTGGACCAAATGATCAATGCGGAGCTTCTTCTCCAGACAGCTGAGAAAGACGGCGTTTCCGTAAAACAAAAAGAAGTTGATGCAGAGATGGAAAAGATCAAAGCTAACTTCGAAGATGAAAAACAATTTAAAGAAGCATTGAAAAAGAATAAAATGACCGAGAAGGATCTTAAGAGTCAGCTGAAAAAGCAAATGACGGTCAACACTTATCTGGAAAGCAAGATTGGCAAGGTAGAAGCAACCGACCAGGAAATCCAGGCCATGTATGACCAGTACAAGCAGCAGGCTGAAAGCCAAAAGCAAGAGGTCGAAGCACTTGATAAGATTAAACCACAGCTCGAGCAGCAAGTTGTCTCAGAAAAAGAAAATGAGAAAGTAACTGAGCTGGTGCAAAAAATCCGTAAAGATAATGAAGATAAAGTAAAGATCCATAAGGCGTAG